GTCAGACCCTTATTAACTATCTGTATTGCTACTACAATGCCAAATCAGACGGCGCTTTCTTCTTTGCCTCTAACAATTTTGCAATGCCCACAGAGCAGTTTCGCTCGCTCGGCGGCTTCAGCACTGCTTTTTCGCTGGCAGCCGGGGAAGACCGGGAATTTTGCGATCGCTGGTTGCACCACGGCTATCAGATGAGCTATGCACCAGAAGTTAAAATTTACCATGCTCATAAGTTAACATTACGTTCTTTTTGGCGGCAACACTTTAACTATGGGCGGGGTGCTTTTTGCTTCCATCAAGTTCGGGCAGATCGACTACAAACAGGTATTAAAGTAGAGCCGTTTTCGTTTTATTCAAAACTTTTCAGTTATCCATTTGCTGTTGCACTTCCTGATCAGGCAGTAAGCTTAGTCATGCTTTTATTTGTCTCACAGGTTGCAAATGTAGCAGGCTTCTTTTGGGAGCGATCGCGCCATTTAGACAAACAGATCCAAGTAGACGTAATTTCCTAAAGTGAAACTGCTTAGCTCCTGAGTCATATACTAATCCTATCCCAATGCTGTACTTCATTATCGTCTGGATTATTCTTCTTCAGCTTTGTTACGTCATTGGAATTGGAATACTGAATGATCTAAAAGCTACTCAATTTCAACGGCAAGGCGATCGCTTTATTGCTGCTGTTTGGCTAGGCATAACGGTTTTAGCGTCTGTACTTCTGGCAACTGCGCTCCTTGTTCCATTATCGAGTGAAGTTGGCGGTTTAGTGGCATTCAGTCTTGTTGGCATAGCACTGCGCTCCGCCGCCGCTCGAAGAG
The Timaviella obliquedivisa GSE-PSE-MK23-08B DNA segment above includes these coding regions:
- a CDS encoding glycosyltransferase family 2 protein, which translates into the protein MNPQSPVFSIVIPTYNRPERLTTCLQSIAQLNYPCDRFEVIVVDDGSEAPLSSTVSEFEPQIQITLIRQTNAGPASARNTGANHAAGRFLVFTDDDCCVAPNYLEALEQYFTSAPDRLVGGQTLNALPDNLFSTASQTLINYLYCYYNAKSDGAFFFASNNFAMPTEQFRSLGGFSTAFSLAAGEDREFCDRWLHHGYQMSYAPEVKIYHAHKLTLRSFWRQHFNYGRGAFCFHQVRADRLQTGIKVEPFSFYSKLFSYPFAVALPDQAVSLVMLLFVSQVANVAGFFWERSRHLDKQIQVDVIS